Proteins from one Sphingopyxis terrae subsp. terrae NBRC 15098 genomic window:
- a CDS encoding c-type cytochrome, whose translation MDDRNNTIAGWALFAGICALGLTIGTGMLGASHAPEKPGFPIEDAEAGGGGGAAAVPLPNLLAAADPAKGEAVFAKCAACHTINQGGANGIGPNLYGTMGEAIGQGKGGFAFSDALKSVGGNWDFEKMDHWLTSPRKFAPGTKMSFAGLSSPEDRANLIVYLNAQGSNLPLPAPEAAPAADAAAPAEGKDGAAPAAEGDKAAAPAEGAAAAPTEAKK comes from the coding sequence ATGGACGACCGCAACAATACTATCGCCGGCTGGGCTCTCTTCGCCGGTATCTGCGCGCTGGGCCTGACGATCGGCACCGGCATGCTGGGTGCGAGCCATGCCCCTGAAAAGCCCGGATTTCCTATCGAAGACGCCGAAGCCGGTGGCGGCGGCGGCGCGGCGGCGGTGCCGCTGCCCAACCTGCTCGCAGCCGCCGATCCGGCGAAGGGCGAAGCGGTGTTCGCGAAATGCGCCGCCTGCCACACGATCAATCAGGGCGGCGCCAACGGTATCGGCCCCAATCTTTACGGCACGATGGGCGAAGCCATCGGCCAGGGCAAGGGAGGCTTCGCCTTCTCCGACGCGCTCAAGAGCGTCGGCGGCAACTGGGACTTCGAAAAGATGGACCATTGGCTGACCAGCCCGCGCAAGTTCGCGCCAGGCACGAAAATGTCGTTCGCCGGCCTGTCGAGCCCCGAGGACCGCGCCAACCTGATCGTCTATCTGAACGCGCAAGGTTCGAACCTGCCGCTGCCCGCGCCCGAAGCGGCACCGGCTGCCGATGCCGCCGCTCCGGCGGAGGGCAAGGATGGCGCGGCACCGGCCGCCGAAGGCGACAAGGCCGCCGCCCCGGCCGAAGGCGCGGCTGCCGCGCCCACCGAAGCCAAGAAATAA
- a CDS encoding methionine gamma-lyase, with product MSSFPLSGFATRAIHAGYDAKANDGALVPPLHLSSTFVFETAEAGAEIFAGEREGYFYSRIANPTVDLLERRMAALEGAEAAVATASGMGAITAVFWSFLKPGDEIIVDQTLYGCTFAFMRHGLARFGVRVTHVDLTDPANLEACISDATKIVYFETPANPNMRLVDIAAVSAIARDHGARTVVDNTYATPVLTQPITLGADIVVHSATKYLGGHGDLVGGIALGTGADMQQVRLVGVKDMTGAVMAPFSAMLVLRGLKTLKLRMAEHCRSAAAIAATLNDHPAVAAVHYPGLACFAQHDLARRQMPGFGGMIAFELKGGYAAGVAMMNRLALVQRAVSLGDAESLIQHPASMTHSTYTAEERRAHGIADGLVRLSVGLEEADEIAADLTQALDAEVSASVDA from the coding sequence ATGTCGTCCTTTCCGCTTTCGGGTTTTGCGACCCGCGCCATTCATGCCGGCTATGACGCAAAGGCCAATGACGGCGCGCTGGTGCCGCCGCTGCATCTGTCGTCGACCTTCGTATTCGAAACCGCCGAGGCGGGCGCCGAGATTTTCGCCGGCGAGCGCGAAGGATATTTCTACAGCCGCATCGCCAATCCGACGGTCGACCTGCTCGAACGGCGCATGGCCGCGCTCGAAGGCGCGGAAGCCGCCGTCGCGACGGCGTCGGGGATGGGCGCGATAACGGCGGTTTTCTGGTCCTTTCTGAAGCCCGGCGACGAAATCATCGTCGACCAGACGCTGTACGGCTGCACCTTCGCCTTCATGCGCCACGGCCTTGCGCGCTTTGGCGTCCGCGTCACCCATGTCGATCTGACCGATCCGGCCAATCTCGAAGCCTGCATCTCCGACGCGACGAAGATCGTCTATTTCGAGACCCCCGCCAACCCGAACATGCGGCTGGTCGATATCGCAGCGGTGTCGGCGATCGCGCGCGACCATGGCGCGCGCACCGTCGTCGACAACACCTATGCGACCCCGGTGCTGACGCAGCCGATCACGCTCGGCGCGGATATCGTGGTGCATTCGGCGACCAAATATCTGGGCGGGCATGGCGATCTGGTCGGCGGCATCGCGCTCGGCACTGGCGCCGATATGCAGCAGGTGCGTCTGGTCGGGGTCAAGGACATGACCGGCGCGGTGATGGCGCCGTTCAGTGCCATGCTGGTGCTGCGCGGGCTGAAGACGTTGAAGCTGCGCATGGCGGAACATTGCCGGTCGGCCGCGGCGATTGCGGCGACGCTGAACGATCACCCGGCGGTCGCTGCGGTGCATTATCCGGGGCTGGCATGTTTCGCCCAGCATGATCTGGCGCGGCGGCAGATGCCGGGTTTCGGGGGCATGATCGCCTTTGAACTGAAGGGCGGCTACGCCGCGGGCGTGGCGATGATGAACCGGCTGGCGCTTGTCCAGCGCGCGGTGTCGCTCGGCGATGCCGAAAGCCTGATCCAGCATCCGGCGAGCATGACCCATTCGACCTACACTGCAGAAGAACGGCGCGCGCACGGGATCGCCGACGGGCTCGTGCGCCTGTCGGTGGGACTCGAGGAGGCCGACGAAATCGCCGCCGATCTGACGCAGGCGCTCGATGCAGAGGTCAGCGCGTCCGTCGACGCCTGA
- a CDS encoding c-type cytochrome, translating into MRRAPVLLAGVLALAGCGKAAPPADTAASDAPVAETAAPATPAVAPTAAMGEQIFKRCAACHTIDKDGPNGIGPNLHGIVGRPVASHPGFAYSGAMKAKGGVWDAAALDIYLADPMKTVPGTRMAFAGVIDAADRQALILYLEDQSK; encoded by the coding sequence ATGCGCCGCGCGCCCGTCCTTCTGGCGGGCGTTTTGGCGCTTGCCGGTTGCGGCAAGGCCGCACCGCCGGCGGACACGGCGGCGAGCGATGCACCGGTGGCCGAAACCGCGGCTCCGGCAACGCCTGCCGTCGCGCCGACGGCGGCGATGGGCGAACAGATTTTCAAGCGCTGTGCCGCCTGCCACACGATCGACAAGGATGGCCCGAACGGCATCGGCCCGAACCTGCACGGCATCGTCGGCCGCCCGGTCGCGTCGCATCCGGGCTTTGCCTATTCGGGCGCGATGAAGGCAAAGGGCGGCGTCTGGGACGCCGCCGCACTCGATATCTATCTTGCCGATCCGATGAAGACCGTCCCCGGCACGCGCATGGCCTTTGCCGGGGTCATCGACGCTGCCGATCGCCAGGCGCTGATCCTCTACCTCGAAGACCAGTCGAAATAG
- a CDS encoding adenylosuccinate synthase yields MANVTVIGSQWGDEGKGKIVDWLASRADAVVRFQGGHNAGHTLVVGEQVYKLSLLPSGIVTGTLSIIGNGVVLDPWALKDEIAKLRGQGVEINAENFAIADNCALILPFHRDLDGLRETAAGAGKIGTTGRGIGPAYEDKVGRRALRVCDLAHLDKLDPQIDRLTAHHDALRAGFGEPPIDRERLKADLAEIADFVLEYAQPVWKRLKKVRKAGARILFEGAQGVLLDVDHGTYPFVTSSNTVSGTAASGSGLGPSAVGFVLGIAKAYTTRVGSGPFPTELEDETGQRLGERGHEFGTVTGRKRRCGWFDAVLVRQSCAVSGVTGIALTKLDVLDGFDKVRICTGYRLRGKILDYFPAHAADQAEVEPIYEEMDGWSESTAGARSYADLPAQAIKYIQRVQELIETPIALVSTSPEREDTILIRDPFSD; encoded by the coding sequence ATGGCAAATGTTACCGTCATCGGGTCGCAGTGGGGCGACGAGGGCAAGGGCAAGATCGTCGACTGGCTCGCCAGCCGCGCCGACGCGGTCGTCCGCTTTCAGGGCGGCCATAACGCCGGTCACACGCTGGTCGTCGGCGAACAGGTCTACAAGCTGTCGCTGCTTCCGTCGGGCATCGTCACCGGCACGCTGTCGATCATCGGCAACGGCGTCGTGCTCGATCCCTGGGCGCTGAAAGACGAAATTGCCAAGCTGCGCGGCCAGGGCGTCGAGATCAATGCGGAAAATTTCGCGATCGCCGACAATTGCGCGCTGATCCTGCCCTTTCACCGCGACCTCGACGGCTTGCGCGAAACCGCGGCGGGCGCGGGCAAGATCGGGACGACGGGCCGCGGCATCGGCCCGGCTTATGAGGACAAGGTCGGCCGCCGCGCGCTGCGCGTGTGCGACCTTGCGCATCTCGACAAGCTCGATCCGCAGATCGACCGCCTGACCGCGCATCACGACGCGCTGCGTGCCGGCTTCGGCGAGCCGCCGATCGATCGCGAGCGACTGAAGGCCGACCTCGCCGAGATTGCGGATTTCGTGCTCGAATATGCCCAGCCGGTGTGGAAGCGGCTGAAGAAGGTCCGCAAGGCGGGCGCACGCATCCTGTTCGAAGGCGCACAGGGCGTGCTGCTCGACGTCGATCACGGCACCTATCCCTTCGTCACCAGCTCGAACACCGTCAGCGGCACTGCCGCCAGCGGCTCGGGCCTCGGCCCGTCAGCCGTCGGCTTCGTGCTCGGTATCGCCAAGGCCTATACGACCCGCGTCGGCAGCGGCCCCTTCCCCACCGAACTCGAGGACGAAACCGGCCAGCGACTCGGCGAACGCGGGCATGAATTCGGCACCGTCACCGGACGCAAGCGCCGCTGCGGCTGGTTCGACGCGGTGCTGGTGCGTCAGAGCTGCGCGGTGTCGGGCGTCACCGGCATCGCGCTGACCAAGCTCGACGTGCTCGACGGCTTCGACAAGGTGCGCATCTGCACCGGTTATCGTTTGCGCGGCAAGATCCTCGACTATTTCCCGGCGCACGCCGCCGATCAGGCCGAGGTCGAACCGATCTACGAAGAGATGGACGGCTGGAGCGAATCGACCGCAGGGGCGCGCAGCTATGCCGACCTGCCGGCGCAGGCAATCAAATATATCCAGCGCGTGCAGGAACTGATCGAAACCCCCATCGCGCTCGTATCGACGAGCCCCGAGCGCGAAGACACGATCCTGATCCGCGATCCGTTCAGCGACTGA
- a CDS encoding alpha/beta hydrolase, translating to MMTEAMMTRRFSTGWAAMAAFVAASLMVPGPLAEARERLRERIAERMAERMGADAGAKVAGSETIAYGRGPLQTLDIWRAKGAAGPAPLIVFVHGGGWKRGDKDNATGQFKPEHYPAEGYAFASINYRLVPAATVEEQAADVAAAVRAIVDRADALGIDRHRIVLMGHSAGAHLVALVGTDPRYLKGAGLSFADIAGVIPIDGAAYDVAAQMKDGPQIMQSTYTQAFGTDPARQRALSPTAQAAAPNAPAFLLLHVQRPDGVRQARALGAALDAGGSRVAFGSFPGEGLKGHAEINRRLGDPSYAATATVDAWLKRVFGR from the coding sequence ATGATGACGGAGGCGATGATGACGCGGCGATTTTCGACCGGATGGGCCGCCATGGCGGCGTTTGTCGCGGCGAGCCTGATGGTGCCGGGCCCCCTCGCCGAGGCGCGGGAACGGCTGCGCGAGCGGATTGCCGAACGCATGGCGGAGCGCATGGGCGCCGATGCCGGGGCAAAGGTCGCGGGCAGCGAAACGATCGCCTATGGCCGCGGTCCGCTCCAGACGCTCGACATATGGCGCGCAAAGGGCGCGGCCGGTCCGGCGCCGCTGATCGTCTTCGTGCATGGCGGCGGCTGGAAGCGCGGCGACAAGGACAATGCGACCGGTCAGTTCAAACCCGAACATTATCCTGCCGAGGGCTATGCCTTTGCGTCGATCAACTACCGCCTTGTCCCCGCCGCGACGGTCGAGGAGCAGGCGGCCGATGTTGCGGCAGCGGTGCGGGCGATCGTCGACCGCGCCGATGCGCTGGGCATCGACCGGCATCGCATCGTGCTGATGGGGCACAGCGCGGGTGCGCATCTGGTCGCGCTGGTCGGCACCGACCCGCGCTATCTGAAAGGCGCCGGCCTGTCCTTTGCCGATATTGCTGGTGTCATACCGATCGACGGGGCGGCCTATGACGTGGCGGCGCAGATGAAGGACGGGCCGCAAATCATGCAGTCGACCTATACGCAGGCCTTCGGCACCGATCCGGCGCGCCAGCGCGCGCTGTCGCCAACGGCGCAGGCGGCGGCACCCAACGCCCCCGCCTTTTTGCTGCTGCACGTCCAGCGGCCCGACGGCGTGCGCCAGGCCAGGGCGCTCGGCGCCGCGCTCGATGCCGGCGGCAGCCGCGTCGCGTTCGGCAGCTTTCCGGGCGAAGGATTGAAGGGCCATGCCGAGATCAACCGCCGCCTCGGCGATCCGTCCTACGCGGCGACCGCGACGGTCGACGCGTGGCTGAAGCGGGTATTCGGGCGATAG
- a CDS encoding LOG family protein, whose amino-acid sequence MTKDKQTHRSRFHKAKDDAQFAQQATSTPQTASEAYKLAFQDTDFLLREDLRPVRFQLELLKPELLLDEAKIESTLVIYGSARIPEPDQADGLEAAATDDASRNIARRLKAKARYYDEARKLARLASQVPVDANGDRNFVVCSGGGPSIMEAANRGAADEGRESIGLNIVLPHEQAPNRYVTPSLSFQFHYFALRKMHFLLRARAVAVFPGGFGTFDEMFELLTLIQTGKIKPIPIVLFGKQFWNRVVDFEALVEEGVISARDLKLFTFVEHAEEAWDVIQSFYANADHH is encoded by the coding sequence ATGACAAAAGATAAACAGACCCATCGTTCGCGTTTTCACAAAGCCAAAGACGACGCCCAATTCGCCCAGCAGGCGACCTCGACCCCGCAGACCGCAAGCGAAGCCTATAAGCTCGCATTTCAGGATACCGACTTCCTGCTGCGCGAAGACCTGCGTCCGGTGCGCTTCCAGCTCGAACTGCTCAAGCCCGAACTGCTGCTCGACGAAGCGAAGATCGAATCGACGCTCGTCATCTACGGCTCGGCGCGTATTCCCGAACCCGATCAGGCGGACGGCCTTGAGGCCGCGGCGACCGACGATGCGTCGCGCAATATCGCGCGGCGTCTGAAGGCCAAGGCGCGCTATTATGACGAGGCGCGCAAGCTGGCGCGGCTGGCGAGCCAGGTTCCCGTCGATGCCAATGGCGATCGCAATTTCGTCGTCTGTTCGGGCGGCGGGCCCTCGATCATGGAAGCCGCCAACCGCGGCGCGGCCGACGAAGGGCGCGAATCGATCGGGCTCAACATCGTGTTGCCGCACGAACAGGCGCCAAACCGCTATGTCACCCCGTCGCTGAGCTTCCAGTTCCACTATTTCGCGCTTCGCAAGATGCACTTCCTGCTGCGCGCGCGCGCTGTCGCGGTCTTTCCCGGCGGTTTCGGCACCTTCGACGAAATGTTCGAGCTGCTGACGCTGATCCAGACTGGCAAGATCAAGCCGATCCCGATCGTGCTGTTCGGCAAGCAGTTCTGGAACCGCGTCGTCGATTTCGAGGCGCTGGTCGAAGAGGGCGTGATCAGCGCCCGCGACCTCAAGCTCTTCACCTTCGTCGAACATGCCGAAGAAGCCTGGGACGTCATCCAGAGCTTCTACGCCAACGCCGATCATCACTAG
- the serA gene encoding phosphoglycerate dehydrogenase — protein MTAPKVLISDKMDPKAAAIFKERGIDVDVITGKTKDELIAMIGAYDGLAIRSATKVTADVLAAATNLKVVGRAGIGVDNVDIPEASKKGVVVMNTPFGNSITTAEHAIAMMFALARQIPEANALTQAGKWPKNDFMGVELTSKTLGLIGCGNIGSIVAERALGLRMKVVAFDPFLTPERAIELGVEKADLDTLLAKADFITLHTPLTDQTRNILSKENLAKTKKGVRIINCARGGLIDEAALKEALDSGHVAGAALDVFQTEPPAADHPLFGTPNFICTPHLGASTDEAQVNVAIQVAEQLSDYLLTGGITNALNVPSLSAEEAPKLRPYMSLAEKLGSLVGQLAHDNLTTISIEVEGAAAELNLKPITAAVLTGLMRRYSDSVNMVNAPHLARERGLDVREVRHDREGDYHTLVRVTVATEAGDRSVAGTLFGNNEPRLVEMFGIKVEADLDGDMLYIVNEDAPGFIGRIGSTLGDAGLNIGTFHLGRRAAGGEAVLLLSLDSAMPEPLLWQVCQLPGVKMVKGLKF, from the coding sequence ATGACCGCACCCAAAGTTCTGATTTCCGACAAGATGGATCCCAAAGCCGCCGCGATCTTCAAGGAACGCGGCATCGACGTCGATGTCATCACCGGCAAGACGAAGGACGAGCTGATCGCGATGATCGGCGCCTATGACGGCCTTGCGATCCGCTCGGCCACCAAGGTCACCGCCGACGTCCTCGCCGCCGCGACGAACCTGAAGGTCGTCGGCCGCGCCGGGATCGGCGTCGACAATGTCGACATTCCCGAGGCGTCGAAGAAGGGCGTCGTCGTGATGAACACGCCCTTTGGCAACAGCATCACCACGGCCGAACATGCGATCGCGATGATGTTCGCCCTCGCGCGCCAGATTCCCGAGGCCAATGCGCTGACGCAAGCAGGCAAATGGCCGAAGAACGACTTCATGGGGGTCGAACTGACGTCGAAGACGCTGGGCCTGATCGGCTGCGGCAATATCGGCAGCATCGTCGCCGAGCGCGCGCTGGGGCTGCGCATGAAGGTCGTCGCCTTCGATCCGTTCCTGACCCCCGAGCGCGCAATAGAGCTCGGCGTCGAAAAGGCCGATCTCGACACATTGCTCGCCAAGGCGGATTTCATCACGCTGCACACGCCGCTGACCGACCAGACGCGCAACATCCTGTCGAAGGAAAATCTTGCGAAGACCAAGAAGGGCGTGCGCATCATCAACTGCGCGCGCGGCGGCCTGATCGACGAGGCGGCGCTGAAGGAGGCGCTCGACAGCGGCCATGTCGCGGGCGCGGCGCTCGACGTGTTCCAGACCGAACCGCCGGCCGCCGATCATCCGCTGTTCGGCACGCCGAACTTCATCTGCACGCCGCACCTCGGCGCATCGACCGACGAAGCGCAGGTCAATGTCGCCATCCAGGTAGCGGAACAGCTTTCCGATTATCTGCTCACCGGCGGCATTACCAACGCGCTCAATGTGCCCAGCCTGTCGGCCGAGGAGGCGCCGAAGCTGCGCCCCTATATGAGCCTCGCCGAAAAGCTGGGCAGTCTGGTAGGGCAGCTCGCCCACGACAACCTCACCACCATCTCGATCGAGGTCGAGGGGGCGGCGGCCGAGCTTAACCTGAAGCCGATCACCGCCGCGGTCCTGACCGGGCTGATGCGCCGTTATTCGGACAGCGTGAACATGGTCAACGCGCCGCATCTTGCTCGCGAACGCGGCCTCGACGTGCGCGAGGTGCGCCATGATCGCGAGGGCGATTATCACACCCTCGTCCGCGTCACCGTCGCCACCGAAGCCGGCGACCGTTCGGTCGCGGGGACGCTGTTCGGCAACAACGAACCGCGCCTCGTCGAAATGTTCGGCATCAAGGTCGAGGCCGATCTCGACGGCGACATGCTCTATATCGTCAACGAGGACGCGCCCGGCTTCATCGGTCGTATCGGCAGCACGCTGGGCGATGCGGGGCTGAACATCGGCACCTTCCACCTCGGCCGCCGCGCCGCCGGGGGCGAGGCGGTGCTGCTGCTCAGCCTCGACTCGGCCATGCCCGAACCTTTGTTGTGGCAGGTCTGCCAGCTGCCCGGCGTCAAGATGGTGAAGGGACTGAAGTTCTAA
- a CDS encoding extensin family protein, translating into MPIPPFLKPRILVAATAALTLSACFSTPDVMKRSDAKRPAATKQQRPQTIGAASFSSPEAQQCAFDLKQAGVRFTSLPDQDHGGGCTSIDSVKLLDIGTPVSNLGPMTCPLAKNFAAWAQYAVRPAARKFFGQEVVKIETFGTYSCRNIYGGRSGRLSQHAYSNAIDVSGFVLADGRRIMLDGGWKGDRASQDFLRALHSSACRRFGTVLSPDYNAAHYNHFHMDMSGNGFCR; encoded by the coding sequence ATGCCGATCCCGCCGTTCCTGAAGCCCCGGATCCTGGTCGCCGCAACCGCGGCGCTGACGCTCTCGGCCTGTTTCAGCACCCCCGACGTGATGAAGCGGAGCGATGCCAAACGCCCCGCCGCGACCAAGCAGCAGCGGCCGCAGACGATCGGCGCTGCATCCTTCAGCAGCCCCGAGGCGCAGCAATGCGCCTTCGATCTCAAACAGGCGGGGGTGCGCTTCACGTCGCTGCCCGATCAGGATCATGGCGGCGGCTGTACCTCGATCGATTCGGTCAAGCTGCTCGACATCGGCACCCCGGTGTCGAACCTCGGTCCGATGACCTGTCCGCTCGCGAAGAATTTCGCCGCCTGGGCGCAATATGCCGTCCGCCCCGCGGCGCGGAAATTCTTCGGGCAAGAGGTGGTGAAGATCGAAACCTTCGGCACCTACAGCTGCCGCAACATCTATGGTGGCCGGTCGGGCCGTCTGTCGCAGCACGCCTATTCCAACGCGATCGACGTGTCGGGTTTCGTCCTTGCCGACGGACGCCGGATCATGCTCGATGGCGGATGGAAGGGCGACCGGGCGTCGCAGGACTTCCTGCGTGCGCTGCACAGCTCGGCATGCCGCCGCTTCGGCACGGTGCTCAGCCCCGATTATAACGCCGCGCATTACAATCATTTCCACATGGACATGAGCGGCAACGGCTTCTGCCGCTGA
- a CDS encoding ATP phosphoribosyltransferase regulatory subunit, translating to MTKAPALLPEGLRDRLPAQAEAASRVTRALVDAMRAHGYGRVAPPLAEFRETLGGNDERAARDLLRFTDPVSQRTLALRPDITRQVGRIATSLLGHAPRPLRLCYAGQVVKLRASQLRPAREMLQVGAELIGSDSVAAAREIVSVAIDALDAAGIGRVTIDFTLPDVVDLLAAGPLPITADLQMLRDELDAKDAGALARIGAEAYLPLLRATGPFDRAIADLRAFDTAGVLTSRIDALEEIAAPIRGRADLTLDPTERHGFAYQSWFGFQIFVPGQGDAIGRGGGYAIPVGDDQEEPAVGFSLYPDPLIDEGLGVERDSDRRIFLPLGHDPALAASLRADGWQTVAALTDADEAARLGCGFTLGPEGPVAA from the coding sequence ATGACCAAGGCCCCTGCCCTGCTGCCCGAAGGCCTTCGCGACCGCCTGCCCGCGCAGGCCGAGGCCGCGTCGCGCGTGACCCGCGCGCTCGTCGATGCGATGCGCGCGCACGGCTATGGCCGCGTTGCGCCGCCGCTCGCCGAATTTCGCGAAACGCTGGGCGGCAATGACGAACGCGCCGCGCGCGATCTGCTCCGCTTCACCGACCCGGTGTCGCAGCGCACGCTCGCGCTGCGACCCGACATCACGCGGCAGGTCGGTCGCATCGCAACCTCGCTGCTCGGGCATGCGCCGCGGCCGCTGCGCCTGTGCTATGCTGGCCAGGTGGTCAAGCTGCGCGCGAGCCAGCTCCGCCCGGCGCGCGAAATGCTGCAGGTCGGCGCCGAACTGATCGGCAGCGACAGCGTCGCCGCCGCGCGCGAGATTGTATCGGTCGCGATCGACGCGCTCGATGCGGCGGGTATCGGCCGGGTTACGATCGACTTCACCCTGCCCGATGTCGTCGACCTGCTCGCCGCCGGTCCGCTGCCCATTACGGCCGATCTGCAGATGCTGCGTGACGAACTCGACGCCAAGGATGCCGGCGCGCTCGCGCGCATCGGAGCCGAAGCCTATCTGCCGTTGCTGCGCGCGACGGGGCCTTTCGACCGCGCGATCGCCGATCTGCGCGCGTTCGACACCGCGGGCGTACTCACCAGTCGTATCGACGCGCTGGAAGAAATCGCGGCGCCGATCCGCGGCCGCGCCGATCTGACCCTCGATCCGACCGAACGTCACGGCTTTGCCTATCAAAGCTGGTTCGGCTTCCAGATCTTCGTTCCCGGCCAGGGCGACGCAATCGGCCGCGGCGGCGGTTATGCGATCCCGGTCGGCGACGATCAGGAAGAACCAGCGGTGGGCTTTTCGCTCTACCCCGACCCGTTGATCGACGAAGGATTGGGCGTCGAGCGCGACAGCGATCGGCGGATATTCCTGCCGCTCGGCCACGATCCGGCGCTCGCCGCCAGCCTGCGCGCGGATGGATGGCAAACGGTCGCGGCGCTCACCGATGCCGACGAAGCGGCGCGGCTCGGCTGCGGCTTCACGCTCGGCCCCGAAGGGCCAGTTGCCGCTTAA
- a CDS encoding phosphoserine transaminase, with amino-acid sequence MTEVRKPQARPARPYFSSGPCAKPPVWSPEKLNTESLGRSHRAKIGKTRLQYCIDLMREMLRLPDTHRIGIVPGSDTGAFEMAMWTMLGARPVTALAWESFGEGWVTDVAKQLKLDPTVIRADYGQLPDLGQVDWSNDVLFTWNGTTSGVRVPDGDWIPADREGLSFADATSAVFAYDLPWDKIDVATFSWQKVLGGEGGHGVLILGPRAVERLESHTPAWPLPKVFRLMSKGALAEGVFKGETINTPSMLAVEDAIFALEWAKSLGGLDGLKARSDANAAALDTIVAERGWLSHLAADPASRSKTSVCLSVAGADADFIKKFAGLLEAEGAAYDIAGYRDAPPGLRIWCGATVDTADIESLGPWLDWAYASLKA; translated from the coding sequence ATGACTGAAGTGCGTAAACCGCAGGCACGGCCTGCGCGTCCTTATTTTTCCTCCGGTCCGTGCGCGAAGCCGCCGGTCTGGTCCCCCGAAAAGCTCAACACCGAATCGCTCGGCCGTTCGCATCGCGCGAAGATCGGCAAGACGCGCCTCCAATATTGCATCGACCTGATGCGCGAGATGCTGCGCCTGCCCGATACGCACCGCATCGGCATCGTGCCGGGATCGGACACCGGCGCCTTTGAAATGGCGATGTGGACGATGCTGGGCGCCCGCCCCGTGACGGCGCTGGCCTGGGAGAGCTTCGGTGAAGGTTGGGTCACCGATGTCGCCAAGCAGCTCAAGCTCGATCCCACGGTGATCCGCGCCGATTACGGCCAGCTTCCCGATTTGGGCCAGGTCGACTGGTCGAACGACGTGCTCTTCACCTGGAACGGCACCACCAGCGGCGTCCGCGTTCCCGACGGCGACTGGATTCCGGCAGACCGCGAGGGGCTGAGCTTCGCCGACGCGACCAGCGCGGTGTTCGCCTATGACCTGCCGTGGGACAAGATCGACGTTGCGACCTTCAGCTGGCAGAAAGTGCTCGGCGGCGAAGGCGGGCATGGCGTGCTGATCCTGGGTCCGCGCGCGGTCGAACGGCTCGAAAGCCATACGCCGGCCTGGCCGCTGCCCAAGGTGTTCCGCCTGATGTCGAAGGGCGCGCTTGCCGAAGGCGTGTTCAAGGGCGAGACGATCAACACCCCCTCGATGCTCGCGGTCGAAGACGCGATCTTTGCGCTCGAATGGGCGAAGTCGCTGGGCGGTCTCGACGGGCTGAAGGCGCGCAGCGATGCGAACGCCGCGGCGCTCGACACGATCGTCGCCGAACGCGGATGGCTGAGCCATCTCGCCGCCGATCCCGCCAGCCGATCGAAGACGTCGGTGTGCCTGTCGGTCGCTGGGGCCGACGCGGATTTCATCAAGAAATTCGCCGGGCTGCTCGAAGCCGAGGGCGCGGCCTATGACATCGCCGGCTATCGCGATGCTCCACCGGGGCTGCGCATCTGGTGCGGCGCGACGGTCGACACCGCCGATATCGAATCGCTCGGGCCCTGGCTCGATTGGGCTTACGCCTCGCTCAAGGCCTGA
- a CDS encoding DOPA 4,5-dioxygenase family protein: MTDPDAPYHAHIYYDPAERPAAATLRDAFGADPAILFVGAMTDGAAGPHPIAQYEVHFLARHRAAVVKAIEATGLRALVHPLTDDDLADHTRLAHWIGEPIELDVTVLDPPGVNQGIPRFGVSDF; this comes from the coding sequence ATGACCGATCCCGACGCACCCTATCACGCGCATATCTATTACGACCCTGCCGAGCGACCGGCAGCGGCGACCTTGCGCGACGCCTTCGGTGCCGATCCTGCAATCCTGTTTGTCGGGGCCATGACCGATGGCGCGGCCGGGCCGCATCCGATCGCGCAATATGAGGTGCATTTCCTTGCGCGCCATCGCGCCGCCGTCGTGAAGGCGATCGAGGCGACGGGGCTGCGCGCGCTCGTTCACCCGCTCACTGACGACGATCTCGCCGATCACACCCGCCTTGCGCACTGGATCGGCGAGCCGATCGAGCTCGACGTGACCGTACTCGACCCGCCGGGCGTCAACCAGGGGATTCCGCGTTTCGGCGTTTCGGATTTTTAA